CTGCGGTGAACTCCCAGGGCACGATCTCGCGGGCGGTGAAACCGACCAGGGTGGCCAGGATGTACAGCCGGTCGGCGGCCGGGTCGAGCAGCTCGCCCAGCCTGCTGACCTGGTGCAATCGGCGGGCAACATAGCCGTCGACCCAGTCGCTGGTGCCACCGATCGCCAGCACCACCAGGGCCGCGACGTCCGCGTGCGGCCCCAGCAGCAGATAGAGGAAGAGGGGCACGCCCAGCAGCCTGGCGAAACTGATCAGGTTGGGAATGGTGAGGATCCGGGTGCCGACAACCTCTGACCGGGTGTCGGTGCCCCCGGGTGGCTGGGCATCGTCCGCCCGCGCCGGCCGACGCGACACCGAACCTCCCTCTGCTGCGGACCCGACGTCCCGCTGGCACGGGTCGGTCCGGGACCGTGCACGCTCCGGCCGGTCTTGCCGAACCCACTCCGGTGGCTTCGGCGCGATCCGGCTCCTGGCTCAACCCCGGCGGCCCGCTGTTGACGGACATACCGGGGCTGCTGATTTGCGGTGCCACTATATCCATCCCCTGCTGGTGGCCCGCGTGTGCCGAGGCGCATCGTTCTTACGTGACGAGCGACACAACCCGTAGTGCGTCCTAGGATGCTAGCTCAGTCTCGCTCCAGTCGGGGTGCCGACACGAAGGTTGTCGAGGTCGACGCGGTGGACGCGTAGACCTCTGACGGAGGCCCTCCGGGGGACGCGGTGGGCCTCCGTCGAACCGTCAGTGCGGCGAACTCGTCGCCGCCGCCGGGACCGCGAATGGAACCGCCGCCGGTGTGCTCGCCACCCGGGGCTCCCCCGCCGGATGCGACCAGAGGCCACGCCCGCGCAGGATCGGCAGCACACCCTCACCGAACCAGTACGCCTCCTCCACATGCGGATGCCCGGAGAGGATGAACTCGGTGATTCCCAGGGCGTGGTACTCGGCGATCCGGTCGGCGATCTCGGTGTGGCTGCCAACGAGTGCGGTGCCGGCACCTCCCCGGACCAACCCCACTCCGGCCCAGAGGTTCGGTGCGATCTCCAGCCCGTCCCGGGAGCCGCCGTGGAGCGCGATCATCCGGCGCTGGCCCTCCGACTCGCTACGTGCCAGGCCGGCCTGCACCGCCTTGATGTCGGCCTCGGGAATGCCGTCAAGCAACCGCTGGGCCTGGGCCCATGCCTGCTCTGAGGTGTCCCGGGCGACCACGTGCAGCCGGATCCCGAACCGGAGTTCCCGCCCGGCATCGGCTGCCAGCGAGCGGATCCAGGCGAGTTTCTCGGCCACCTGGGCCGGCGGCTCGCCCCAGGTCAGATAAACATCGGAGTGCGCCACCGCCACCGGGCCGGCCGCCTTCGACGAGCCGCCGAAGTAGATCTGCGGCACCGGGTCCGGCAGCCGGCCCAGCTTCGCCTGCTCAACCCGGACGTGGGGGCCGTCGTGGGTCACCGTCTCACCCCGCCACAACGCTCGCACCACCTGCAGGAACTCATCGGTACGCGCGTACCGCGCGTCCTTGTCGAGGAAGTCGCCGTACGCCCGTTGTTCGTGGCTCTCGCCACCGGTGACGACGTTGAGCAGCAGCCGCCCCTGGGAGAGCCGCTGGTAGGTCGAGGCCATCTGCGCGGCGAGGGTGGGCGACATCATGCCGGGGCGGAACGCCACGAGGAACTTCAGCCGCTCGGTGACCTCGGTCAGCATGGCGGTGGCCAGCCAGGCGTCCTCGCACCAGGCACCGGTCGGGGTGAGCGCCCCCTCGAAGCCGAGTTGTTCGGCGGTCCGGGCGATCTGGCCGAGGTAGGCCAGGGTCGCGGGGCGTGCGCCACCGGCCGTACCGGCGGCCAGTCCGTGCCCGCCACCGACGATGTCGCGGCTGTCGCCATAGGTGGGAAGGAACCAGTGGAAGGTGAGTGCCATGGTGTTCTCTCTCGGTCCGGGGCGGGAAGCTGGGGTACGGGGTCGGTGCGGGGCTCAGGCCGCGATCGGCAGCCCCGCCGGTGCCAACGCGCGGGCAAAGGTGTCCACCGCTGCGTACAGGGCCGGAACGGCACTCGCGTCGACCACGGTCGCACCGTCGGCTCCGGTCAGGATCAGCTGGTCGAGCAGGAAGTAGCCGGGCACGATGTGCGCCGCCCCCATGGCGCTGAGCACCGGTCGCATCGCGTAGTCGATCGCCAGTACGTGCGCGAGCGTGCCACCGGTGGCCAGCGGCAGCACCACCTTGCCGGCGAGCGCGTACTGCGGCAGCAGGTCGAGCAGCGACTTCAGCGCGCCGCTGTAGGACGCCTTGTAGACGGGGGTGGCGACGAGCAGACCATCGGCGTTGGCAAGCTCCTCCGCCACCGCCTCGATGGCCGGGTGCGCGGGGTCCGCGCCCAACAGGGCCGCCGGTGGCAGGTCACGGACGGAGAGGGCGTGGACCTGGTGACCGGCGTCGGCCAGCCGTACGGCGAGCAGGTCGACCAGTCGCGCCGTACGCGAGGTGGCCGACGGCGAACCGGAGATGGCGAGGATGGTGGACATGCGCTCTCCTCGGGTCGTCAGCGGACGTCGGGCGGACGACCACGATCGGATCAGCGTCGCCGGTGACGGCGGGCGGCACGCGGGCAGCTTACCGACAATTCCTATCGGTTGAGTAGACCTTTCCCGGATGACTTGATCAACCAACGCCGGAAGAAGGTCTCGGCAGACATCTGACGTCACGCCGCCAGGACCTCCGAATACTCGGTTTTTTCTATCGGCGGAATAGGACAAGGCGCCCGGAGTGGCCCACCCGACACAGCCCTTTGAAGCCCTGTCCTCGCAGCTCACCATGGGTTCAGTGGGTAGCAGTGACGGCCCACAAGGATGCACCGGCGAGACAGCGCGGACCACAAGTGACCTGAGTCACAGGACATTGACGGCATCGATGGGCCGCCCGAACCATGGTCGCCGGCAGCCGCCGCCACGCTTGCACCACTGTGGAGCGCCAGTCCCCCTCGACGTACCGGGAGTTGCTCATGTCGATGACCCCGCGTCCCCGCGGCCGGTTCCGGCGCCGCGTCCTGCCCCTCGTCCTCGGCGTGGGGATGCTCGCCTCGGCCTGCCTGGTCGCCGGCTGCGGCGACGCCGAGAGGGCGGGGACGGCGGAGGCACCGCTGCGGGTCGGTTACCAGCGGTTCGGCGGGCTGAGCCTGGTCAAGGCCCGTGCCGCGGCACCGGGCGTCACCTGGTCGCTCTTCGAGAGCGGGCCGGCGCTGACCGAGGCGTTCAAGGCCGACGCGATCGACATCGGACAGGTCGGCGAGGCGCCCCCGATCTTCGCCGCCGCGGCCAAGATTCCATTCAAGATCATCGGCACCTCGGCCGAGATCCCCGAGGGCGAGGCCGTACTGGTCAAGGAGGGCAGCGGCATCAGCACCTTCGCCGACCTCAAGGGCCGGACGGTCGCCCTGAACAAGGGCTCGAACGTGCACTGGCTGCTGGTCCGGCTGTTGGCCGCCAACAACATGACGCTCGACGACATCAAGGTCAAGTACCTCAAGCCGGCCGAGGGACGGCCCGCGTTCGACGCCGGCCAGGTCGACGCCTGGATCATCTGGGACCCGTACTTCGCCCTCGCCGAGCAGCCGGGCGTAAAGGTCCTGGTCAACGCGACCGGTCTGGCCGGCAACCGGGAGTACCTGCTGGTCTCGCCGGACGCGCTGAAGAACAAGCCGGAACAGATCCGCAGCTTCCTGCGGACGTACCGGGAGGTCACCGACTGGGGCATCGCCAACCCGGCCGACCGGGCCCGCATCCTGGCCCCGGAGCTGAAGATCCCCGAGGACGTCACCACCCGCGCGTTGGCCCGCAGCGCACGGCCGCTCGCACCGGTCACCCCGGCGATCGGCGACGAACTCCAGGCGATCGCCGACGGCTTCACCACACTCGAACTCATCCCCACCTCGATCGACATGCGGGCCCGGGTGGACGGGCAGTTCGCCGAGGTCCTGGGATGACCCGACCCACGCTGGTGCCGGCGTCCGGGACGGCCGGTTCCACCGCACCGGACGTACCGGGGGCGACGGAACCGGCCCACGGACGCCCCGGTCGCGCCCGCCGACCCGTCGGGGCCAGGTGGCGCCGGACGGCCAGCCCGGTGCTGCTCGTACTCGCCTGGGAACTGGCGTCGCGTACCGGCCTGCTGGCACCGGAGAAACTCTCCGCCCCCAGCGAGGTGCTCCGGACCGGCTGGCGCCTGGCCGCCGACGGCACCCTCTGGATCCACCTGACCGATTCGCTCACCCGGGCGGCGATCGGCCTCGCCATCGGCGGCACCCTCGGGGTGCTGCTCGGCGCCCTGGCCGGCCTGGTCCGCCTCGGCGACGACCTGGTCGACCCGCCGGTACAGATGGCCCGGATGCTGCCCCACCTCGGGCTGGTCCCGTTGCTGATCATCTGGGTCGGAATCGGCGAGTCGCTGAAGATCACGTTGGTCTGCCTCGGCGCCTTCTTCCCGATCTACTTCAACATGTACGCCGGCATCCGCGAGATCGACGCCCGACTGGTCGAGGCGGCCCGCACCTGCGGGCTCAACGCGCTGCAGCGGGTACGGCACGTGATCCTTCCCGGCGCGCTCCCGGCCCTCTTCCTCGGTCTGCGTCTGGCCATCGGCGCGGCCTGGCTGAGCCTCGTCGTCGGCGAGCAGGTCAACGCCCAGACCGGCATCGGTTTTCTGATGATGGAGGCCCGGGAGTTCAGCCAGACCGACGTGGTGGTGCTCGGTCTGCTCGTCTACGCGCTGCTCGGGCTCCTGTCCGACGTGGCCATCAGGGCCCTCGAGAAACGGACGCTCACATGGCGCAACGGCATCCAGGCGAGTTGACCGGGGCCGCTTCGACCGGCCGGGATTCGGTGGTGACCGCGACCGGGGTCCGGCGCGACTACGGCGGGACGGTGGTGCTCGACGGCGTCACACTCGGCATCCGTCCCGGTGAGGTGGTGGCGCTGCTCGGAGGCTCCGGCTCCGGCAAGAGCACGCTGCTGCGGGTGCTGGCGGGGCTCGACCCCGAGGCGACCGGAACCGTCGTGGTACGCGGTCGCTCGGCCGTGGTCTTCCAGGAGCACCGGTTGCTGCCCTGGAAACGCGTCGGCGACAACGTCGCGCTCGGGTTGGCCGGTCCGGACGTACGTGACCGGGTCCGGTCGGCGTTGGCCGAGGTGGGCCTCGCCGACCGGGAACGGGCCTGGCCGGCGGAACTCTCCGGTGGACAGGCCCAGCGGGTCGCGGTCGCCCGCGCGCTGGTCCGGGAGCCCGAGGTGCTGCTGCTGGACGAGCCGTTCGGCGCGCTCGACGCGCTCACCCGGCTACGCATGCAGGGCCTGCTCGGCCGGCTCCGGGCCGAGCACGGCTTCGCTGCCCTGCTGGTCACCCACGACGTCGACGAGGCGCTGCTGCTCGCCGACCGTACGCTGGTGCTGGAGGGTGGCCGGATCGTCGAGGAGAGCGCCGTACCGCTGTCCCATCCCCGGGCACCCGACACGCCCGGTTTCGGTCTGCTCCGGCGGCACCTGCTCGACCGGCTCGGTGTGCCGGGCGGTGCGACGTTCGGCTAGCCCGTCGTCGCTGACGAGGCCGGACGGGACGCGTTCCGGCTCCGCCACTCACGGGCCAGGATCGCGTAGATGAGCTGTTCGCCCCACTGTCCCTTGAAGATCTCGTCCTCGACGAAGTGGGCCTCGCGGCGCATCCCGAGCCGCTCCATCAGCCGCCAGGACGGCTCGTTGAGTACGTCGCACGCGGCGGTGACGCGGTGCAGTCCGAGCTCCTCGAAGCCGAGTCGGAGCCCCACCTCGGCGGCTTCACGCGCGTACCCCTTGCCGTGGAAGGCACGGTTGAAGACAAAACCGAGCTCGCCCTGGTGATGGGCGACGCTGACCCACTTGAGCACCACCTGACCGATCACCTGACCGGTCGCCCGCAGTTGCACGGCGAGGACCAGCCGCTGACCCTCGCCGGTCAGCTCCCCCTGCGCCATCTGACGGCTGAGGGCGTCCCGGGTGCCGGCCTCGTCGTGCACCTCCCAGTAGAGGTACCGCACCACTTCCGGGTCCGAGGTCAGCGCGTGCAGGTCGGCGAGGTCACGCTCCTCGAACGGTCGCAGCAGCAGACGTCCGGTCTTGATCGGGTAGTCGGGGCGCAGCACCGGCTGATGCTATGTCGGGTGCCGACACCCCGCACCTCCGTTTTCCCGCCCGCCCCGCTGGAGCCGCTGCTCGGGCCGCTACTTCAGGGCCAACCCGCCGTAGAACGCGTCGGGCACGTCGGCCGGGTCGCCGTCGGGGCGCCATCGGGCCACCGGGACGATGCCGTCGGCGGTCAACCGCCAACTGCCGAGTAGGGCCGGGAAGCCGGCCGGGTCCCGCATGTGGAACCCCTCGCCCATCATCGCCAACGCGGCCGGATGGCCGGCGAGTTCCT
The Micromonospora pisi DNA segment above includes these coding regions:
- a CDS encoding CDP-alcohol phosphatidyltransferase family protein, yielding MSRRPARADDAQPPGGTDTRSEVVGTRILTIPNLISFARLLGVPLFLYLLLGPHADVAALVVLAIGGTSDWVDGYVARRLHQVSRLGELLDPAADRLYILATLVGFTAREIVPWEFTAALLARELMLFVSLLVLRRHGYGPPPVHYLGKTATFILLAAFPTLLLADAVPGAATAAGAIGWGLAWWGLVLYWAAGVFYLIQAARLIGAHGRETG
- a CDS encoding LLM class flavin-dependent oxidoreductase, with protein sequence MALTFHWFLPTYGDSRDIVGGGHGLAAGTAGGARPATLAYLGQIARTAEQLGFEGALTPTGAWCEDAWLATAMLTEVTERLKFLVAFRPGMMSPTLAAQMASTYQRLSQGRLLLNVVTGGESHEQRAYGDFLDKDARYARTDEFLQVVRALWRGETVTHDGPHVRVEQAKLGRLPDPVPQIYFGGSSKAAGPVAVAHSDVYLTWGEPPAQVAEKLAWIRSLAADAGRELRFGIRLHVVARDTSEQAWAQAQRLLDGIPEADIKAVQAGLARSESEGQRRMIALHGGSRDGLEIAPNLWAGVGLVRGGAGTALVGSHTEIADRIAEYHALGITEFILSGHPHVEEAYWFGEGVLPILRGRGLWSHPAGEPRVASTPAAVPFAVPAAATSSPH
- the ssuE gene encoding NADPH-dependent FMN reductase; amino-acid sequence: MSTILAISGSPSATSRTARLVDLLAVRLADAGHQVHALSVRDLPPAALLGADPAHPAIEAVAEELANADGLLVATPVYKASYSGALKSLLDLLPQYALAGKVVLPLATGGTLAHVLAIDYAMRPVLSAMGAAHIVPGYFLLDQLILTGADGATVVDASAVPALYAAVDTFARALAPAGLPIAA
- a CDS encoding aliphatic sulfonate ABC transporter substrate-binding protein, coding for MSMTPRPRGRFRRRVLPLVLGVGMLASACLVAGCGDAERAGTAEAPLRVGYQRFGGLSLVKARAAAPGVTWSLFESGPALTEAFKADAIDIGQVGEAPPIFAAAAKIPFKIIGTSAEIPEGEAVLVKEGSGISTFADLKGRTVALNKGSNVHWLLVRLLAANNMTLDDIKVKYLKPAEGRPAFDAGQVDAWIIWDPYFALAEQPGVKVLVNATGLAGNREYLLVSPDALKNKPEQIRSFLRTYREVTDWGIANPADRARILAPELKIPEDVTTRALARSARPLAPVTPAIGDELQAIADGFTTLELIPTSIDMRARVDGQFAEVLG
- a CDS encoding ABC transporter permease; protein product: MTRPTLVPASGTAGSTAPDVPGATEPAHGRPGRARRPVGARWRRTASPVLLVLAWELASRTGLLAPEKLSAPSEVLRTGWRLAADGTLWIHLTDSLTRAAIGLAIGGTLGVLLGALAGLVRLGDDLVDPPVQMARMLPHLGLVPLLIIWVGIGESLKITLVCLGAFFPIYFNMYAGIREIDARLVEAARTCGLNALQRVRHVILPGALPALFLGLRLAIGAAWLSLVVGEQVNAQTGIGFLMMEAREFSQTDVVVLGLLVYALLGLLSDVAIRALEKRTLTWRNGIQAS
- a CDS encoding ABC transporter ATP-binding protein, with protein sequence MAQRHPGELTGAASTGRDSVVTATGVRRDYGGTVVLDGVTLGIRPGEVVALLGGSGSGKSTLLRVLAGLDPEATGTVVVRGRSAVVFQEHRLLPWKRVGDNVALGLAGPDVRDRVRSALAEVGLADRERAWPAELSGGQAQRVAVARALVREPEVLLLDEPFGALDALTRLRMQGLLGRLRAEHGFAALLVTHDVDEALLLADRTLVLEGGRIVEESAVPLSHPRAPDTPGFGLLRRHLLDRLGVPGGATFG
- a CDS encoding GNAT family N-acetyltransferase — encoded protein: MLRPDYPIKTGRLLLRPFEERDLADLHALTSDPEVVRYLYWEVHDEAGTRDALSRQMAQGELTGEGQRLVLAVQLRATGQVIGQVVLKWVSVAHHQGELGFVFNRAFHGKGYAREAAEVGLRLGFEELGLHRVTAACDVLNEPSWRLMERLGMRREAHFVEDEIFKGQWGEQLIYAILAREWRSRNASRPASSATTG